Below is a genomic region from Fischerella sp. PCC 9605.
GTTTGCAAACCTCGACCTTCTAACACTTTTAAAATCTCTGCCTCCACTCTTCGCGCTACATTTTTAATAATTTTGATTTTTGCCATTTCATCATTAGCAGGATTTTCATAATTTGCCTGTTCTTCTGCCGTCATTACTGCTTTAGCATTTATTGGCTGCGTCCATTTTTCCTTATCATCACCATTTCCCACAGGCACACTGACATTTTCTTCAATCCACGCCTTCTCAATATTTTCTAAAACTGTGCGGCTGGGGCGTTCAATCGTTTGGACTTTCACCCAATAACATTTTTGTGGTTGACGCACTAAGTGCTGCTTGAGACTGAGATAGACATCGCGAGAATATCCCACATATTGCAGTACTTGTTTTTGG
It encodes:
- a CDS encoding GIY-YIG nuclease family protein, with protein sequence MTTETNIPPLASLEYIAYIDEDGQLPEQLQGKIGVYAIFDQKQVLQYVGYSRDVYLSLKQHLVRQPQKCYWVKVQTIERPSRTVLENIEKAWIEENVSVPVGNGDDKEKWTQPINAKAVMTAEEQANYENPANDEMAKIKIIKNVARRVEAEILKVLEGRGLQTQIRFNPKLKEEGLLDLK